CTCGGGTGGCCGGGCGATGCAGCACGCCACAGTGTGGAGCGCATTTGCGATTGCCTCGCGGACGCTGGCTCCCCGAATCGGGCATCCGAGGCGCTCCGGCGTGAGCGGCATGTCCGGGCACTCCTCGATGTCTCTGCACACTCGTGGCTCTCGCTCGTGCATGGTCTGCTCGGCAGGCCGGGGCCACAGTGCGCAGTTGTGTCGGGTCGAGGCGTCCTCCTGCGCTTCCTGCTCGGCGAGACAATCCCGACGCTGCTATCGGATGACGATCTTGTTCGGTCGCTCGCTTTCGTGGCTCCCGGAGCCGGGAGGTGATCAGCCATGAGCGGAAAGAAGGGCGCGATCGAACTCGAACGTGCCGTCTCGTCGATCCAGGTCGGAAGACGGCACCGCACCGACCTCGGTGACCTCGAACCTCTGGTGGCCTCGATCAAGCGAGAGGGTCTGCTGCAACCGATCACGGTCACCCCGGATGGTCTCCTGGTGTGCGGGGCGCGGCGGCTCGCTGCGATCAAGCAACTCGGGTGGAAGACCGTGAACGTGTGGGTGCGCTCCGGCATCTCGGATCGGCTCGGGCAGTTGCTCGCGGAGCAGGACGACAATGTGCTTCACAAGCCGCTCACGCTCTTGGAAGCCGCCGCGCTCTACCGGGAACTGAAGGAGGTGCTCGCGCAGGATGCGGCGCAGCGCCAGGCCTTGACCCGGTTCAGTAGCGACCATCAGCCCGGTATAATCGGCGATGCACATCTTGCCTCACCGTCACACGGCACCCTCGGTAGCGCGAGGAAGCAGGCTGCGGCGATGGTGCCGGGCGGGATCTCGTACACAACGTTCGACAAGATCGGCTATCTCGAACGTGTCGCCGCGGACACAGTGCAGCCCGACAAGCTGCGGACCAGGGCTCAGACGGAACTGGATCGGATCAATGTGGGCGGCGCCGTCGACCCGGGCTACTCCCGTATTCGTGCAGATGTCGATGCTCAGTGGCGGGAGCGTCAAGAGGAACTTGAGCGCCTCGCCCGCGAAGCCCTCGAACGGGTACGCGACACGAGTCGGCGGAAGCGGAAGTAGCCCGCTCGCCCGCTTCCGCCGAAGCGGGATCCAAAGACCCCGCTCCCAACGCGAGTATTCGTGCTGATCTGGACAGACCTCACGGACTGGTGGAAACGCTACGACATCGATCAGCTCGCCTCCGAACTCACCGACGCCGAGGTAGAGCTGTTCTTCACTGCGCTCGACGGCAGCAACAAGTTCGCCGACAGG
This is a stretch of genomic DNA from Rarobacter incanus. It encodes these proteins:
- a CDS encoding ParB N-terminal domain-containing protein, which produces MSGKKGAIELERAVSSIQVGRRHRTDLGDLEPLVASIKREGLLQPITVTPDGLLVCGARRLAAIKQLGWKTVNVWVRSGISDRLGQLLAEQDDNVLHKPLTLLEAAALYRELKEVLAQDAAQRQALTRFSSDHQPGIIGDAHLASPSHGTLGSARKQAAAMVPGGISYTTFDKIGYLERVAADTVQPDKLRTRAQTELDRINVGGAVDPGYSRIRADVDAQWRERQEELERLAREALERVRDTSRRKRK